A stretch of DNA from Cryptomeria japonica chromosome 4, Sugi_1.0, whole genome shotgun sequence:
TTGCACATACACAGCAAATATAGGAGTAGGAAGAATATACACAGCAAATTCTGTGTATATACGAGCAGAAATCTGCAAATACAAAGTAAATATCGGAGTAGACAGTATATACACAAGAAATATCGGAGTAGGAAGAATATACACAGTGAATATCTGTCATGGCGGCAGGGCAGAAAAAGAGGGTAGTTGTTGTGGGCGGCGGAATTGCAGGGGCTAACGCTGTTAATGCCCTGGAAGACCACGCTGACGTCACGCTCATCGATCCGTAAGCACGGAAATCTCTGATTTGTTTCCGGTTTTGTAGATTATGTTTATTTGTAGGAGTCTTtaaaatggaatttttttgatgacaGGAAGGAGTATTTTGAAATACCATGGGCGAAACTAAGGTGTATGGTGGAGCCAAGCTTTGGGGAAAGATCAATGTTTCTGCACAGCGAGTATTTGAAGAAGGCGACTCTGATAATGTCATCTGTGAAGGGCGCCACAGAGGAGGCGGTGATAACTGCATCAGGGAAACAAGTGAAGTATGATTATCTGGTGATTGCCACTGGCACTCCCTACTCTGGCCCTCCCTCAAGAGCACAGAAACTCAAACAATTTGAAGCAGGTAAGTTACCTGTCAAGTATCAGCTGTGTGACTGGAACTGCAGATCAAATACTTATGGAATTGTTaggaattttttatttaaattttacagAAACTCAAAACAATTTGAAGCAGGTAAATTACCTGTCAAATATCAGCTGTGTGACTGGAACTGCAGATCAAATACTTATGAAACTTTTAGGAATTTTTTACTGAAAATTTAAATCAAATCTATTATTTTCAGGAATAAAATTAAGTTAATGGGTTTTTGGTGTGATAGTGAAGTTGAAAGGAGCTAAAAGAAATTAAGAATTGAAAACGCAAAATCTTGAAACCAGACCAGAATCATTCCCCAAAAATAATTGTTAGGAATAAATATTCTTCAATATAAATTTGATGTAAAATCTTAACATATTTCTGCAATCTTATTACAGGCTTACTTCTTTCTGATAATGAACCACTGAGTGTAATCCTAAACCTCCCAGAAAAAATATACATAATGTAAACTAAAGCTTTTGCATCTTAAGATATTTGTGAAttcttaatattaaaaataaacatTTTTATCTCACTATAGCTGAGGTGAGCTTATACACCTCAACCATTCTCTCCCTGGATTACACTTACTATTTTTTCACATTTTATGTTAGGAAGATAAGCATTGTGATATTTTGTagtatgaaattttttattaatgaattatatttttaaaatattaataaaaaaattagagcatgcatttttgagaccaaagtctttaaaatatatttttatttttaaaagttctTATAATATGTTGAGTGAAGAGGAGAATTGGAATTGAAATTCATCACATTTAAAATACAATTGATCATATATTACATTCAAGTTTAATTTGTATCATTTTTATAatctattttaattataaaataatttattttggtatttATATTTGATTTCGTTAAAGTATatgtttcatttaatttttttttggatacaagatggattaattggttttgaaaGTTGAATTTTTTTTGTGACTTGTATTTACAGACAGTAAGAAGATTAAGGATGCTAGAACAATTTTAATAATTGGAGGAGGACCTACTGGAGTGGAGCTCGCTGGAGAGATAGTAGTGGACTTTCCAAAGAAAAAAGTGATTCTCCTCCATTCTGGTCCTAGGCTTCTTGAATTTGTGGGAGAGAAGGCATCGAAAAAAACTCTAGCTTGGATGAAGGAAAAGAATGTCGAGGTCCACCTCAATGAACGCATTGATTTGAACAATATCTCAGAGACAACATCAAGCTTTACCACAAATAACGGGAAGACCATCATTGCAGATTGTCATTTTGTATGTATAGGCAAGAAGTTGGGGTCCTCATGGATGAGGGATTCCGTGTTTGATGATGTTGTGGATGAACATGGCCAAATCAAGGTTGATAGCTCTCTACGAGTTGAAGGAAGAACCAATGTGTTTGCAGCTGGAGATATCATTAATGTTAAGGTAAGCCTATTGCAATAAGatagttttattaaattttagATAAGACTCAAATACTAACTAGTTTAGATGATGTGATTGAGAGGTATATATGGGCATTATCATGACATGATATGTGGTTAATTTAAATCTTATGTAGCTCCACTTAAACATCCACCTTTCATACTTTAAAATAGTAACCTTACGTAAAATTTTGCCAATTtcattttttaaatgataaaagTTGTAGTTGTGACTACTATTTGGAACCTTAGGTATTTCCAAGAGCTTTAACTTACAAATCACCCTATTACATCATCCATTCACAAATGCACAGAGAAATATCATATCAATGGGCTTCATTATCATACTGAAATGTATCTTGTGGGGTGATACAGGAATTGAAGCAAGGAATGTGTGCACAAAAGCATGCATTGGTGATTGCAGAGAATATTAAAAAGCTCTCCAAAAATCCAAGTGAATCAAATTTGAGCACCTATAAAGCAAGTTCAGATATTGCTATAGTGAGCTTAGGAAGGAAGATAGCAGTTGCACAATTACCCTTTGGGACATTTTGTGGTCGGCTTCTTGGCATGTTAAAATCTAAAGACTTGTTCGTTGGCCCTACTCGCAAAGGCTTTGGCCTTAAATCTTAATGTTTTCTAATAACATAAACTAGGATGTTAATGTACTTTGCGAGTTGCTAACAAGCACTTAGAGACATGTGCTAGACTATTACttgaaaatgaaatattttgtttcatATTCATGATGCAACCAAAAATGCTTTTTCTTTGCAAACCCAAACATTAGTTTGGTAGATCTTTAGTGACGAGTGCTTGAAATTTTATAAGATATTTGCTATATTCATTTCTCAAGAGTTGTTTTGATTCATCTTGTTATACATTTTTGTAATCAAATGTTTCCTTTTATATAATGCAAATGCTTGCTTTATTAAACCAATTGATCTTGCAAATTCCTTATCAATGTAATAATATTTTGTAAAGAAAAATATCACTTAGATTTTTTAAATGTTAttgataagtaaataaataatttaactagTAGAATTCAATAAATATTAGAATAGTAAAAGCTATTTTAGGAAATTAAATATGAGGGATAAAGGTATCTAGCTTTTCTAGAAGTGGGTTCtcccatagtgtgttggttaagtggtggtctTGATGttgtgaccaccaaggttcaaaccccaacTAGGTCATTGTGATCACAACCTTATGCCTTCATTGATCCAATGTGCTCGTGGGCTTGAGCCCCGTCTTTGTTAAAtgggggatgaggtcccccatttgtgactTCACTGGTTCATAACTTCGAGTCAAAAacatttcacatggtatcagaaggCTTGTTGTACACCAACAACACCGGTCACTTTAAAAAATATACTCGACACTTAAAAAGAAAAAACTTATCTAGAATTTTTGTGAAGAATACAACATAGAACTTAGTTGTTTGGATATACAAAAATAAGTTCCTTTGATATGTCAATTATTTATAATTGTGCAAACTTAAAATATTGTTTTTGAGTTGATTCCCAAACTTTGGGTCAATCTAGCATGTGCAATTGAATACTTAAGACAATCTCGATTTAACATAATACTAACTTATGTGATCCAATTCActattatttttttgtgttaatGCTTATGGATTGGTAAAATTTAGAAATAACAGGGATATTTTTGACTTGTTAGGATATATATTCTCCTTTGTCAAACCCTTTGAATGGTTGGGTTTATGACATTGGTAAGTGTTGATAGGCAACGAGCAAGCATGTAGGTGGTCCAAGATACAAATTCTTATGCAATTACTAATCTTTTAATTACACCAAGTTAAAATGTTCCTATTGAATACTCCATTAACTATCTTTCTAACCATAATTGTATGTGACTTGGTGGTCAAGCATACCTCATTAAATATATAATAGATCAGCTCTCAATAGATATTTCACTTaatattttgcattttgaattatGATTTTTTGTGTTAGATCAGTTCCATGTAGGATCACTCTTTAAAAATTGACTAAGGATAGCACAATGTAGATTTAAAGGAAGAGATCAAGCATATAGGGACCTAGATTAACAATGATTTGAATGTGTGGGGATTAGTGAAGGTAAATAAAGGTTAAAGTCAAATTCATGGAAATTTGTACAAGTAGGACTTAAAAAGAGTAGACATGGATCAAGGAAAGATTGAAACTTAGCACATGAGTGTGCCACATGCTACTATCGAATCATATTAAGATATGCACTTAAAGTGGGCCCAAAACTAATTGCCAATTGTCATGGGTATACAAATTGCACCATTTCAATTTGCCCCCACTTTGAGGTGCACATGTAAATCCTTGTTGGCAAGAGGAATTGTACAAAgcattagatgttgtcattgatggtaaccgaAGTCAGAGATCTTGTGCGCAGTGTGTGATTTGATCCTACTGGAAGTCAGAATGAAGATTTGTGTAGGTCCGGTGAAGTTAGAACAATGCATCCGATAGAATGTATTATTTTGGTTGGCATTTAATTTCGGTTGAATATCTTGTGTTGTAGAGCTAGAGGAAGTTAGTCAGATGTGTAGAGAACTTTATTCTAGAATCTTAGCCTTTGGTGATGATTGTCATGTGAGTTAGAAGATCCAGTGTACAGGTTTTTGGGACGAATAGTGTGGTATGAACATTTTGGTTAGTTGATCGATGTGCAaaattgatggagtaattttggtgattgttttttgtGTTCAAGGATGTTTAGCCAAcatatgggaagtgtgtggacaattctttttggtctgcatatgcattggagttcggattgagccaactatgtatgcatgttttattatTTGGAtaatgttcttgaagccgacatgtaaAATATCAAATTTcatgatgcggatatataagattgattgatatgatcatttttggtATCGGTATGTGTGTGGAAAGTGGTTGTGATCGATTGTTTGCTGTTTCATAtgcgcaagtgaaggatttgtgctccaaaATAAAACACAATAGTGGAACAGAGCAATGAGAGATTAagagttttgtgcttaaccaaaactgtaccttggcatttgcagatgctatttttcagttcaagcattccaattatttcttttgtagaatattttgtaaggcagtgagccttccggggttgttgCCCTTctttcttttgagcagtgagctctaggtagtgtgcctgaatgcatgtgcattcccctatgtaatatttctatacttctacagagtatatttatattgtgggtctcatctccaccgtggtttttcccttgactgggttttctacatataaaattCTTGGtattatggtgttgttgttgattgctttgtgtttctacatctttcttttattcattttcattaaGTGGCTAAAAGAACAAGTTAACAAGGTTAAAAATGGTAGAACATTGATTTACGCCCCCCCCCCATTGTTGCTTGATTCCAacgattggtattagagcccagttCCTCAgaagaatcctaacaacttgaggaggattcgagaaggtgaatcaatggattctggtagtcttCTACATtagcttattgtggcacttgaggatcttgatcaatcccaaTCAGAGGTCCGACATATGAAAACAAATCTTAAGGATGTTGAGAACtaaaggaacacaatggaccactgagagggggggtgaatcaatggtaataAAAAACTTTAACTTATCAAAATGATTTAAACTCTAATCACATAAATCAATAAGCTATGAGCAGAGATATTAAACTAATcaacacacacacataagaggaagacccataacacaagatattcgaggaaaaaccagtgtgggaaaaacctcagtgagaaatgctactggagtctactgctccaatccagcctcacaagtaaatctgattacaaagtttagggcaccaacccaaggagcaccaacccctgaagtttatgggcaccaacccaaaggagcaccaatccctagctttatgggcaccaaccctaaggagcaccaacccctagtagtttatgggcaccaacccaaagaagcACCTAACCCTTCTCTGAGAACCCACTCAAAGATTTACAAAGAACAAATATTAAATACAGTTTGAGTACCTTGTTGTaaatgaggttttgcaactcaCAAATATCCTACTCTTGATATTGACCTAACTCTTTTCTATTATCTGGTTTTAGGCTTCAATCTCAGCTCTTTGTTCTCTATCTTCTGCCTTCTATTCTATTCTCTAATCTGCAAccaactcttcattttcttcttgaatcAATCCTCTTTCTCTACCTCTCACAATGTGTATAATGCACTGTGTTATCTGTCTCAGATCTTCACTCTTCTGGTCACTGGTCTTTGCTGCTCTCCTTTGTTCATCAAGCTCTTCACTGTTCGCTCTTTTTTCTGACTCTCAGTTGCCTTTTGTCTCCTTCACACAGCTGAATATTCTGCATGCAGTCTCTTCTGTAGTGTTATTCATGCACTGACATCGTGTTATTGACGCCTACATGAGCTTCTTCTCTACTCTTTATTTTCTGTAATCTTTGTTTTTGCAGAGCTTCTACTCTCACCTTCATCAACCACAAACTTACTAAATGCACTCCGTTCTTTGATCGACATCCCCTAGCTTTTCTTTTTCCAACTTAGCTTCCTCATCTGCAGCTATCAAATCTCTTCACCTGTACACTTTACTCAGTCATCTATATACCTGCAGGATTTTCTTCCAAGGATGGATTCACAATCTGATCTCCTCGACTTCTGAGGGATCATATCTGCAGATTCTCTATACACATCACTCAGACAGATAATTGCCTGTAATAAATGTACTCTTGGAAACAACTATGTTTAGATCATGCTATCAATATAGGATTTCTATACTTAGTAGACTCCAGCCTGGAAGATTTCCTTGAGCCTCAAAAAGCTCAATAACTCCCTCTACAACAAGGCAGTCATTAAATGTTGCTACATTCTTCCTAGTCTACTTTGTACTTTGATTACTAACTTTAGTAATCTTCATCTGTTCGATGAGATTTGATCAACTCTCTGCAGGTCACCTCGAGCCACACAAACAACCTACAAGGCGATCATCATTAATTCATTCTTCATCCTCTGTCGACCTGCCCTGAGGAGATTGACAAAAACCTCATTAAAATCTCTGCATGCATCGACTTCTACATATTGGATTTCATTCTCGACCACTTGGGAGCCACATGTCTTCATTTTCAACATCCAAAACATCTGGTCAAGCTCGATCAATCACCACCTAGAACATTTTTCCTATTGGCATGCAGTCTTGTGGCTAAAATCATCTCCTTCagcatccaagtcacttggtcaagcCTGGTCAACATCCAATCATCATCCAATCATCATCCATGTGGATGATTGAGTCTATCAACAAACATCCACGACATCAAAAGTCTTCTTAAtcatcatctaggtcatctagTCAAATTTGGTTGACCACCACATGGATCTCTGTATCTATcaggtgttggcttgatgatgattgtaatgaataacttcatcatatgttgtcattgatgaaacacatacacacacatatatgttcatattgtctaccgatgtgacttcaaagttgtttatattacaacgggtatactagaggtttatatctaaccggtacatggtgacaaccagtggttatacataacttgacatcaacttgaagatccagtggagattatcaaaggagcatcaaaggataaatggtttatatgtttaactccaactggtattgattgttccaactggtattcattgattatgtgatgttatcactagttgtgatgagttatccttactgataatttttggtggtatttttgtgatgcattatgattgtttgaccagatacaatgcacctaggaaattgtgatatgatttctagaggccgacatgaaatctaaatgtctatatattgacatcacaatgaattattttgtatgagggaaggagatatgttatgtgtgaaggcagaagcattaagttgcagagtatgttggtaattaAGTGTTGAGTGCGCATAAGAgaatctatacaagcaagttgtgctactactagatcacaccacttcTTGTTTTCTAAttactacaacagtcaaatcccccaaccgggtaagctctaacaagcttcattgtacaaatcctctaaccagatgatccattagtttggattttcaaatcctctatcgaggttactccttatagggtactaccttttatatggtatagcttttaactaagattTGGGATATTTAACATGATTTTATCCTAGAAGAggactttgtagaccttaaccggccagttatctactactgcagatagttaacttgtgagtcccatctcaccgtggtttttacctatttgggttttccatgtataaacacttgtgttatggtgaatgttttacttattgtggatgttgttatatcattttggattacatgcatattgtttaacaaacttgttaagtatatctatcggccagtgtttaaagtagtattgtttttggtgtcactgattcacccccccctctcagtgctttacaagtccatcatcaGGCTGCCAACATGTCGACAAAAACATCTATGGTGGTCACAATGACCTTAAACTTTGTCACTACAGGATGCCAGGATGTGCATCATCTCTCATTTGtcttgcctacaagggttatatcCCTTGGTATTTTGCATCGCGGGATAGCGGGGGACATGTCTCCATTCACCTCTTGTTGTCCCGCATGTGTAGGCTGGCAGGATCCATCAACCATCctactattggcttgatgatgattatcatgtattcattgatgaaacactctctcacacacacatacgattacattgactaccggtgtaacttcattgatttacactgttaaccgatatgtttaaggtctatctctaattgGTACTCTATGTCAACcgatatgtgcctaagagataacccgtggttacattaagtcggcatcaaaatgaagataaagttgaagatgaagatcaagtggaagattccaggacaatggttcacatattGTGTTCCAATTGATATTGACTGTTTTAAccagtatccatttttgtgatgagttaccaacaccgtttgtttggcagtcatttttgtgatgagttatgtttaaatgtctagatacactgcacctaggaaattgtgttcctatggctgacataagatttgtatgtctatttaaagacatcttagtgaatcattttaagaagaagagagaactgatatagaaaaaggtgatctatgcgaatattgatatgcataaagagtgaaatcttttgctAAAGAGCAATAAGagtttagatggagagcagtgttgaatgtacttagaatgatttgatcaagcaagtcttgtgctactcagaacaaatcaaatctttcttgttgttttctaatcattacaacaaaatcaaatcccctaactgggtaagctctaacaagcttcattgtacaaatcctctaacaaggtgatccattagtttggattctaaaatcctccagcaaggttactcttaacagggtagtactcttaacagggtataagcttctaatcaatcttgggatctctaacaagattcactcctagcagagcactttgtaaaaGCTTAACtgatcagttttctattactgtagatagttaacttgtgagttccatctcaccgtggtttttacctatttgggttttccacatataaacacttgtgttatggtggatgttctactttatgtggatgatgttatttcattttggatagcatgtattttgttcaaattattagtcaagttcatctaccggttagtgtttaaagttgtgcaggttttggtgtcactgattcaccaccccctctcgatgcttttcaagaccatcaattggtatcagagcctaacttctttgaagtcTAATTACTTAGAAGGAAATCTTGAAACTATCATGGGGGACataagctactttgagatggttagagagctagaagctagcagaaatgagattgaatcccttaggggcaaactaaaagtctctcaagccaaaaggagagagttatctaaaaaactactagaaatatctgatgacagttcttcagatgaagccaatattgaagctttagctgatgaagttgaaaaggtgaacagtgaaaaactgaatctaagaagagaactagaaggtttcactatctgcatgagtcaggaactggaagccaaaagagatgctgaagatcttatcaaggtaagagatcaggaGATCATAAAGATAAAATGGCaaaaagatactatacatgaggacttgattgctgaaacaaaagaaaaggaaaacctaaagctagatcttgagttggcatcgtctctacaagagaacctgtctaagcataatgaagatcttttcaaaaagcttactaaagccaatgagaaattggagaagttcgtcaaaagttctaccatgctggaagaacaaattcaatcacagagaatgaagggtgatatctctggacttggttttcatacaactgaaaaaggtgaatcctctggtacaaagaacaaaactgcttctaaagtcaataagtCTACCGGTAAGAAGGCTTTTAAACCTATCTGCTTTGTTTGTCACAAACctagtcatactgcaaatgtttgtaggaacaaacctaatagaaatgcaaattacaatactaatgctaggtatgtgtctagaaagtttgaaggtcattgctacacatgtggaatgtatgggcataaacatattgagtgcaaATATAGATTAAACAATCCAGTACCACACATGCaacctagaccaaatggtgaccggataaggaattttgataaccgggtaaactggaactggcaaagatcctatagCAATTGATTTAGTCTattcgaaatggaaaaggcaacaaatgttgtttgcaccttttgtaataactttggtcatgtggttaTGAACTGCAcaaaaagaataggaagaggaaaagcGGGatcctggagatcatctggtatggtttgttaccactgcaacaaactaggGCACTTGGCAAAGTTTTGCATATCAAGGAATAGTAAactggtcaactctttcaaggatcagaaaggcaagcaaaaaattgatgttgaggaaaccagagaagatatggACCGGACTTGGAAGAGGGAAAGGGAAGAATTGCCTATAGAGGAAACCATtccttcacccaatgaagagaATCCAACACTGGTGACTTAGCCTGTCTAACACGGCTAAGGGGAGCGTAACGGTAAAACATTTCCAGACCCCtttgtaaaatgagcgggaaagaattttttgaattttgatgactttttgttgacgtgttatcaaccggtatttcacttaagcggtaaataaaaattaggttttgtaacctaaaaagtgtgagcatttattgcgGTCAGTAAAGtgaataaaaacaagttttactttatcatttttaccctaactcttttgaaaaagaaatttgaagtgattgcagaatagaacaagattgtcttgctgtaaattggtgaattgctttgtgattagggAAATCAAGCCAAATCGAAAGTTGCAGAAAGGCGAACGGGTGTGCATTTGAATATTTCAACCGGAAAATGGAGCAACGTgaaagatacaaggtatttctttgtatatcgCTTTGAAATCCGTTattctagaatggcatctacttctaaatctgtagagaggttgatgatcactgttgagcctgaggaagctctaaaggcaaattaaattatgtcttataatgcaatattgcaagTTTCGgatggtgttgtggtcaaaggtgacttgtccagctatatagattgcaaaatagaagatttaggaactctacacatctatactcagttgaaatcactttgtgataagaatgtaaaaatagaagcaaaatatgctagggtttttgaaaaagggtttcataatgccgctTATTTTCTTCaagactttgaggatgaacacataagaatcatcctGAGTCGAGTCCATGGAGAGAATATTTATTTGGAAAGAACCCATACAATAACTAAGGAGGCTATTAGGGGTGTAATGGGTTATTGCTCAATCGATGAAATTCCTGTGttgagaagaatttcaaaggacacCGTCTTCAAGCTAACCGGTTCTACGTCTGATAAGCGTGCTTTCTCTATCAACACTATTAGAGACCCTGCGGtgaacttgcagcaatggtgataggctaccgggtcttctactccagtagacttaacagtgttccatttGCAGTAATTCACACAACACacaaaatgattgttgataatgtagattatgatatttgtgaagctatcagagaccagttatttcaaaacttgaaatctattaagaaggacaaca
This window harbors:
- the LOC131032138 gene encoding uncharacterized protein LOC131032138 — translated: MAAGQKKRVVVVGGGIAGANAVNALEDHADVTLIDPKEYFEIPWAKLRCMVEPSFGERSMFLHSEYLKKATLIMSSVKGATEEAVITASGKQVKYDYLVIATGTPYSGPPSRAQKLKQFEADSKKIKDARTILIIGGGPTGVELAGEIVVDFPKKKVILLHSGPRLLEFVGEKASKKTLAWMKEKNVEVHLNERIDLNNISETTSSFTTNNGKTIIADCHFVCIGKKLGSSWMRDSVFDDVVDEHGQIKVDSSLRVEGRTNVFAAGDIINVKELKQGMCAQKHALVIAENIKKLSKNPSESNLSTYKASSDIAIVSLGRKIAVAQLPFGTFCGRLLGMLKSKDLFVGPTRKGFGLKS